The following coding sequences are from one Geothrix sp. window:
- the gltA gene encoding NADPH-dependent glutamate synthase, whose translation MSESAPLLISAGNLPAPNWHATHEEAQARLTRMAEALGAGDWKEVDKGAKWIYEVLRPHNEAEERELFPLLEELGAEALHLRLHEDHRQMWDLTLQLLTEISEGQVRAPRSLTLLGQRLVDLIRDHIEAEEFLMLPLLRGKSLYCSDDETQDGYLILEKKLVAPETWSFIVQAPQVARGRKPGQFFMVAPFPESERIPLTLAGGDARKGYIHFIMQEVGSTTQAMGKLSAGDRLYAVAGPMGAPTELVEEGTIVLMAGGYGSAAILPAAEELHAKGRRVITILGGRSKERVLLADELGAASAELIVTTDDGSLGRKGLVTDALADVIARESVAEVVAVGPLPMMRAVSDLTKPHGIFTLVSLNALMVDGTGMCGGCRVSVGGETKFACFDGPDFDGHKVDFAMLRNRQDWYKAEEQCDPSECKIGRVAATGPVDYSQYLNAPVTDLADWKTLDLGTIKPSQKMKIPRQEMACQPPELRVCNFDEVSLGLSPEQAKLEAARCIMCKHPACIDGCPVSINIPAFLQQIVNDDPQAAARVIKESSSLGSVCGRVCPQEKQCEIKCVVGIKGDPVSIGRLERFAADSMLGSTELPPVEASTGKKVAVIGAGPAGLTVAGELVKKGHQVTVYDAFHKPGGVMLYGIPEFRLPNKIVDQEVDNLRRLGVKFIMNTLVGRSMTLEDLRKENDALFMGTGAGLPKMMGIPGEEYKGVYTANEFLTRINLMRADLFPQYGTPVTVGKNVIIVGAGNTAMDAARAARRMGAEHVTIVYRRTIKESTARKEELEHAHEEGVEFKFLTTPVQLHGNDKGWMTHAECAVMELGEPGPDGRRSPKMTDERIMIPCETLVVALGFDVNPLLAMTDKGLKTLKGGVVVVDNETGETSIPGVFAGGDVITGGATVILAMGQGRRAAAAIHNRLMGEPQAAV comes from the coding sequence ATGTCCGAGTCCGCTCCTCTGCTGATCAGTGCCGGCAACCTGCCTGCCCCCAACTGGCATGCCACCCACGAGGAGGCCCAGGCCCGGCTGACCCGCATGGCCGAGGCCCTGGGGGCCGGGGACTGGAAGGAGGTGGACAAGGGCGCCAAGTGGATCTACGAAGTGCTGCGGCCCCACAACGAGGCCGAGGAGCGGGAGCTCTTCCCGCTGCTGGAGGAGCTGGGCGCCGAAGCCCTGCACCTGCGCCTCCACGAGGACCACCGCCAGATGTGGGACCTCACCCTCCAGCTGCTCACCGAGATCAGCGAAGGCCAGGTGCGGGCGCCGCGCTCCCTCACACTGCTGGGCCAGCGCCTGGTGGACCTCATCCGGGACCACATCGAGGCGGAAGAATTCCTCATGCTGCCCCTGCTCAGGGGCAAGTCCCTCTACTGCTCCGACGACGAGACCCAGGACGGCTACCTGATCCTGGAGAAGAAGCTCGTCGCCCCCGAGACCTGGTCCTTCATCGTGCAGGCGCCCCAGGTGGCCCGGGGCCGGAAGCCCGGCCAGTTCTTCATGGTGGCCCCCTTCCCCGAGAGCGAGCGCATCCCCCTCACCCTGGCCGGCGGTGACGCGCGCAAGGGCTACATCCACTTCATCATGCAGGAGGTGGGCTCCACCACCCAGGCCATGGGCAAGCTCAGCGCGGGCGACCGCCTCTACGCCGTGGCCGGCCCCATGGGCGCCCCGACGGAACTGGTCGAGGAGGGCACCATCGTGCTGATGGCGGGCGGCTATGGTTCCGCCGCCATCCTCCCCGCCGCCGAAGAGCTCCATGCAAAGGGTCGCCGTGTCATCACCATCCTGGGCGGCCGCAGCAAGGAGCGCGTCCTCCTGGCCGATGAGCTGGGGGCGGCCTCGGCCGAACTGATCGTCACCACCGATGACGGCAGCCTGGGCCGCAAGGGCCTGGTCACCGACGCCCTCGCGGACGTCATCGCCCGGGAATCCGTCGCCGAAGTGGTGGCCGTGGGCCCGCTGCCCATGATGCGCGCCGTCTCCGATCTCACGAAGCCCCATGGCATCTTCACGCTGGTGAGCCTCAACGCGCTCATGGTGGACGGCACCGGCATGTGCGGTGGCTGCCGCGTCAGCGTGGGCGGCGAGACCAAGTTCGCCTGCTTCGACGGCCCCGACTTCGACGGCCACAAGGTGGACTTCGCCATGCTGCGCAACCGCCAGGACTGGTACAAGGCGGAAGAGCAGTGCGACCCCAGCGAGTGCAAGATCGGGCGGGTGGCCGCCACGGGCCCCGTGGACTACTCGCAGTACCTGAACGCCCCCGTCACCGACCTGGCCGACTGGAAGACCCTGGACCTGGGCACCATCAAGCCCAGCCAGAAGATGAAGATCCCCCGCCAGGAGATGGCCTGCCAGCCGCCCGAGCTGCGCGTGTGCAACTTCGACGAGGTGAGCCTCGGGCTGTCGCCCGAACAGGCCAAGCTCGAAGCCGCCCGCTGCATCATGTGCAAGCACCCCGCCTGCATCGACGGCTGCCCGGTCAGCATCAACATCCCGGCCTTCCTGCAGCAGATCGTCAACGACGACCCCCAGGCCGCGGCCCGGGTCATCAAGGAGAGCTCCTCCCTGGGCTCCGTCTGCGGCCGCGTCTGCCCCCAGGAGAAGCAGTGCGAGATCAAGTGCGTGGTGGGCATCAAGGGTGATCCCGTCTCCATCGGCCGCCTGGAGCGCTTCGCCGCCGATTCGATGCTGGGCTCCACCGAGCTGCCCCCCGTCGAGGCGTCCACGGGCAAGAAGGTCGCCGTCATCGGCGCCGGTCCCGCGGGTCTCACGGTGGCCGGCGAGCTGGTCAAGAAGGGTCACCAGGTCACGGTCTACGATGCCTTCCACAAGCCCGGCGGCGTGATGCTCTACGGCATCCCCGAGTTCCGCCTGCCCAACAAGATCGTGGACCAGGAAGTGGACAACCTCCGCCGCCTGGGCGTGAAATTCATCATGAACACCCTGGTGGGCCGCAGCATGACGCTGGAGGACCTGCGCAAGGAGAATGACGCCCTCTTTATGGGCACCGGCGCCGGCCTGCCCAAGATGATGGGCATCCCGGGCGAGGAGTACAAGGGCGTCTACACCGCCAATGAGTTCCTCACCCGCATCAATCTCATGCGCGCCGACCTCTTCCCCCAGTACGGCACCCCGGTGACCGTCGGGAAGAACGTCATCATCGTGGGCGCCGGCAACACCGCCATGGACGCCGCCCGCGCCGCCCGCCGCATGGGCGCCGAGCACGTCACCATCGTCTACCGCCGCACCATCAAGGAATCCACCGCCCGCAAGGAGGAGCTGGAGCATGCCCACGAGGAGGGCGTGGAGTTCAAGTTCCTCACCACCCCCGTGCAGCTGCATGGCAACGACAAGGGCTGGATGACCCACGCCGAGTGCGCCGTCATGGAACTGGGCGAGCCCGGACCCGATGGCCGCCGCAGCCCCAAGATGACCGACGAGCGCATCATGATCCCCTGCGAGACCCTGGTGGTCGCCCTGGGCTTCGACGTGAACCCCCTCCTGGCCATGACCGACAAGGGGCTGAAGACCCTCAAAGGTGGAGTTGTTGTGGTTGACAACGAAACCGGTGAGACCTCCATTCCCGGCGTCTTCGCCGGTGGCGACGTCATCACCGGCGGCGCGACGGTGATTCTGGCCATGGGCCAGGGCCGCCGGGCGGCCGCAGCCATTCACAATCGCCTCATGGGGGAGCCCCAGGCGGCGGTCTGA
- a CDS encoding CHASE domain-containing protein, with the protein MPVFSDPSDPEADAQRPWVPTLAVLLLSLAVTMVAWLNSRQNQLLRDQARLNRFVGRTEQSLRNRLGRYEDIARGAQGFFVGGNSPLAVEQWRTYVDRLDLPGRHPGLTSLAFITPVPSADLDAFLTHRPQLAGRYHRPISDPMPLHDPGQHGDHLIIELCEPGERAAAGLGLDVGTSATQRLAAERARDTGQPALSGLLYFTRPLGREDAVALFVPVYEGTPGSPALRRQLLRGWISAGILIKPLIEDVLRGEDQGVAFEVVDAFAAQGPRWLYATSDWPKGGGADVIRTLDIGGRGWQVRYAIKPDFYKVEGRNQPLILLVGGLLVSVCLAAVVWSLAGTRRRALELAHSMNASLREALHRNRSHLMYTPLAVIETDSMFKVSEWNPAAERIFGFSREAALGQDPRALIIPPEGQDEVPSRREALLASETGTRVTMENLTRTGQRILCDWYNTALRDERGRFIGAIYLADDVTERRRAESALRQAQKLESLGVLAGGIAHDFNNLLTAILGNAEVALDRIPDDPALRSAIQRIEATTQRGSDLARQLLAYAGKAHFAVRPLDLNAIILEMGDLLSVSISKKVTVTTDLEPGLPPVDADSAQFQQVVMNLVINASEAIGDQPGRVVVRTRSVSYGRAELSSTFPGQVLDPGPYVRLEVEDDGCGMDAETIGRIFDPFFTTKFTGRGLGLSAMLGIVRGHRAGIRVESNPGEGTLFILLFPASESTVAQLIPEAEPPVPMSGTVLVVDDESIIRDLARSALETAGFSVLEARDGLEAVERFEQERGSIDLVLLDMTMPRMGGAETFRRIRSLAPGIKVLLTSGYTQKESLESLADLPPDGFLQKPFRVRELVGKVREILRGPTGKSKNK; encoded by the coding sequence ATGCCCGTTTTCTCCGACCCATCCGATCCCGAAGCCGACGCCCAGCGCCCCTGGGTGCCGACGCTGGCGGTCCTGCTGCTGAGCCTGGCCGTCACGATGGTGGCCTGGCTGAATTCACGGCAGAACCAGCTGCTGCGCGACCAGGCCCGCTTGAACCGGTTCGTGGGACGCACCGAGCAGAGCCTCCGGAACCGGCTGGGTCGCTACGAGGACATCGCCCGCGGCGCCCAGGGATTCTTCGTGGGCGGGAATTCGCCCCTGGCGGTCGAGCAGTGGCGGACCTACGTGGACAGGCTCGACCTGCCCGGCCGCCACCCGGGCCTGACGAGCCTCGCCTTCATCACCCCGGTCCCCTCCGCCGATCTGGACGCCTTCCTGACGCACAGGCCCCAGCTCGCGGGCCGCTACCACCGGCCCATCTCGGACCCGATGCCACTGCACGACCCCGGCCAGCATGGGGACCACCTGATCATCGAGCTCTGCGAACCCGGCGAGCGTGCCGCCGCGGGCCTCGGCCTGGACGTGGGCACCAGCGCCACCCAGCGGCTGGCCGCCGAGCGGGCGCGGGACACCGGCCAGCCAGCGCTGTCGGGGCTGCTCTACTTCACCCGGCCCCTGGGCCGGGAGGACGCCGTGGCCCTCTTCGTGCCCGTCTACGAGGGCACCCCCGGCAGCCCGGCCCTGCGCCGCCAGCTGCTCCGCGGCTGGATCTCCGCCGGCATCCTCATCAAGCCCCTCATCGAGGACGTGCTCAGGGGTGAGGATCAGGGCGTGGCCTTCGAAGTGGTGGACGCCTTCGCCGCCCAGGGCCCCCGGTGGCTCTACGCGACTTCCGACTGGCCCAAGGGCGGCGGGGCCGACGTCATCCGCACCTTGGACATCGGGGGACGCGGCTGGCAGGTCCGCTACGCGATCAAGCCCGACTTCTACAAGGTCGAGGGCCGGAACCAGCCCCTCATCCTCCTGGTGGGCGGGCTCCTGGTGAGCGTCTGCCTGGCCGCCGTCGTCTGGTCCCTCGCCGGCACTCGCCGGCGGGCACTGGAGCTGGCCCACTCGATGAACGCCTCCCTCCGCGAGGCGCTGCACCGGAACCGCAGCCACCTGATGTACACGCCCCTGGCGGTCATCGAGACGGACTCGATGTTCAAGGTGAGCGAGTGGAACCCCGCCGCGGAACGCATCTTCGGGTTCTCCAGGGAGGCGGCGCTGGGCCAGGACCCCCGGGCCCTGATCATCCCGCCGGAGGGCCAGGACGAGGTGCCCTCGCGCCGCGAAGCCCTGCTCGCCAGCGAGACCGGCACCCGCGTCACCATGGAGAACCTCACCCGCACCGGCCAGCGGATCCTGTGCGACTGGTACAACACCGCCCTCCGGGACGAGCGGGGGCGGTTCATCGGGGCCATCTACCTGGCCGATGACGTCACCGAGCGCCGCCGCGCCGAAAGCGCCCTGCGCCAGGCCCAGAAGCTGGAGAGCCTGGGCGTGCTGGCCGGCGGCATCGCCCATGACTTCAACAACCTGCTGACGGCCATCCTCGGCAATGCCGAGGTGGCGCTGGACCGCATCCCGGACGACCCCGCCCTGCGTAGCGCCATCCAGCGCATCGAGGCCACCACCCAGCGCGGATCGGATCTCGCCCGGCAGCTCCTGGCCTACGCCGGCAAGGCCCACTTCGCCGTCCGGCCCCTGGACCTGAACGCCATCATCCTCGAGATGGGCGACCTGCTCTCCGTGTCCATCTCCAAGAAGGTCACGGTCACGACCGACCTGGAACCGGGCCTGCCACCCGTGGACGCCGACAGTGCCCAGTTCCAGCAGGTGGTCATGAACCTCGTGATCAATGCCTCCGAGGCCATCGGGGACCAGCCCGGCCGGGTCGTCGTCCGCACGCGGAGCGTGTCCTACGGCCGGGCCGAGCTCAGTTCCACCTTCCCCGGCCAGGTGCTGGACCCCGGCCCCTACGTGCGCCTGGAGGTCGAGGACGATGGCTGCGGCATGGATGCCGAGACCATCGGCCGCATCTTCGACCCCTTCTTCACCACCAAGTTCACCGGCCGGGGCCTGGGCCTCTCGGCCATGCTGGGCATCGTCCGCGGCCACCGGGCCGGGATCCGGGTGGAAAGCAACCCGGGTGAGGGGACCCTCTTCATCCTTCTGTTCCCGGCCTCCGAATCCACCGTCGCCCAGCTCATCCCCGAGGCCGAACCGCCGGTGCCGATGTCCGGCACGGTCCTGGTGGTCGACGACGAGAGCATCATCCGCGACCTGGCCCGGAGCGCCCTGGAGACCGCCGGCTTCAGCGTGCTGGAGGCCCGGGACGGGCTGGAGGCCGTGGAGCGCTTCGAGCAGGAGCGTGGGTCCATCGACCTGGTCCTGCTCGACATGACCATGCCCCGGATGGGCGGCGCCGAGACCTTCCGACGCATCCGGAGCCTGGCGCCCGGCATCAAGGTGCTCCTGACCAGCGGCTACACCCAGAAGGAATCCCTGGAGTCCCTGGCGGACCTCCCTCCGGACGGGTTTCTGCAGAAACCGTTCAGGGTTCGCGAACTGGTGGGCAAGGTCCGGGAAATCCTCCGCGGGCCCACCGGCAAATCTAAGAATAAATAA